A part of Paenibacillus donghaensis genomic DNA contains:
- a CDS encoding RNA polymerase sigma factor, which yields MNKHDNTCIRHISPRFLLLDYVTQREVFSYYTRMNFNLVLSLLHDDSAVEDVLQEAFLKLIRNTPMDLKDHCRGAWIKKTTRNTALNFIRKAKKERSYIDIDSMYARDFIISPYDLVEKEVEVRILKENINLYLEELKPQQRNIIQQRWQQEYSYQEIANKMSISEEVTQQRLYRARVNLRKKMKWWLN from the coding sequence ATGAACAAGCATGACAATACTTGTATCCGTCATATATCTCCTAGATTTCTCTTGCTGGATTATGTTACCCAAAGGGAGGTTTTTTCTTACTACACACGTATGAATTTTAATCTTGTGTTATCTTTGCTTCATGATGACTCCGCCGTTGAGGATGTCTTGCAAGAAGCTTTTTTAAAGCTTATTCGGAACACGCCTATGGATCTAAAGGATCATTGCCGAGGAGCCTGGATTAAAAAGACTACCAGAAATACTGCATTAAATTTTATAAGAAAAGCCAAAAAAGAACGCTCGTATATTGATATTGATAGTATGTATGCAAGAGACTTTATCATTTCACCCTATGATCTTGTTGAAAAAGAAGTTGAAGTACGTATTCTAAAAGAAAATATTAATCTTTATTTAGAAGAGCTAAAGCCACAGCAACGTAACATAATTCAACAAAGATGGCAGCAGGAATATTCCTATCAAGAGATCGCTAACAAGATGAGTATCTCAGAAGAAGTTACCCAGCAGAGATTGTATCGTGCCCGAGTTAACTTGAGAAAGAAAATGAAATGGTGGTTGAATTAA